The DNA window TAAGCTGACCTACGACTGATGTTTAGTTCATACTTCAGGTAAAGCTTCTTCGGAGAGCAAcctttttttcccctttttttGAAGAATTGTGCTACGCATCTGGCGACAGTTTTTTTGGGGCTGTGAATTCGTTGAATTTTCATACTTACCAGCTGGAGACTATTTCCAGCGAGTTGCCTCATCTGACAGCTATGTTAGTGTTAGGATTCAGTTTAGGGTTTGGGGTCGAGGTTTGGGGTTTGGGGGGCTGCTGGCTGAAATGGGAGGCCTAGGCCGGGCGGTCACCGGCCTGGCGGTAGCGGCTGTATGTGTGCAGGACAGCAGTGTGGGGTAGCTGCTCTCCGCAGTGGTGGTGGATGGCGATTGGGCGGAGCCAATGACAGGGGCGTCATGCTTCACCATATTAGCGTGGGAGTGGTCACGCGGCGCTGCCAGAGCTAGTTGGTGTGATGGTGGAAGTGGACAGGGAGGAGCTTGCCGGCAAGCTAGGGGAGATGAAGGAGAGGTGGGCGAAAGTGAAAAGACGAAGACAGGGGGCAGCGGCTGACAGGTGAAGAGAAGGATTAGGGTTGGGCAGGGCCATGCACAGTTAGGGCAGCTCCGGCGTGCGTGCCAAGGAGGTGTGAAGAGGTGAGAGAAACGGCTAGCACCTGGAATAAATGTTGGAGCGCGAGGATGTACGCGATTAAAAAATTATTTTTCCATGGATGTGGGTGGTGGGACCCTTTGATGGGAAGTGTTAGTCTGTAGCTTAGAAAAGAATGAAtagaggagagaggagagatAAGAGTTACGTGAGGTATTTTTTTTAAAACTCTATGGAGCCCACTTCGGAGAAGGTAGAATAGCTATACATCGGAGAAAAATTAAATAGTGTTTGGTTCAAACACTGGTAACGCAAATGGAAATGAAATCAGGTTGCAGGGGAACCATAGGTGGGATCGATGATTACTGTCTTTGTTTGGTTGCTAAATGTAACAGTATCAAATCACCAAGAGTCCACGAAGAGTGTGTTTGAGCGAGCCGCGTCCCAAGAGTGTGAGGCGGCTAGCCGGTCACAATATCCGATAGACATTGGCCTTCCCAAGCAGCAACGAGTGGGGCTCCACTTCACCCTGAAGATGCTGGCAACCTCCACCATCTGTAGCAGCCACAACCACCGAGGCACCGACGACTACAAAGCACGCTGGCATCGACTAAGAAGCGGCAGGCGTCGAGCAGAATAAAACTCATCTGGAAGGAGAAAATCACATCTCAGAGGAGAGGCAAGAAACGATTTATGATGCTCATGGTGGAGAAGAAGCAAGAAGCGACTATGATGCTCTTGCCGGAGAGGGCAGGGTGCTGGTCATCGGCGGAGCTCCTCCCGCAGGGAAGGCGAAGGGCGGTGCAGCTGATCGTGCTGGGAGCGTTCGGGGGCAGAGCTGCTCGCCCAGGATAAGGATGGGCAGAATCGGAGGTGGCGATTTATGATGATCTCGTTGAAAAGAGGCAGCGCTTGTCACCGGCGAGCTCCAAGCGCTGGGGAACAAGGGGGCGGGAGGGTGATGACGGGATAGTAGAACAGGCAGCGCTCGATTCTTCAAGCGGCAGCGATACGGGAAGCAATAACAGCCGCGAATGGGTGCGATCGGATATGAATAGCCGGGTATTGGATTACGCGCTATCCGATTACTGGCCGTGCACTACGGGAAACGgcgactttgccgagtgtaaaaaacactcggcaaaactcaataaacactcggcaaagactttgccgagtgttgcactcggcaaagggcacaCGGAAGAGAGAATGTCGGCAAAgggttctttgccgagtgcatttcgtcgggcactcggcaaagtctttgccgagtgcaaagcGCCGCTCTCGGCAAAGTTTAAGCGCCGTGACGGAACAGGGATATAACGGccggtttgccgagtgccgagcgtttgacactcggcaaaggtggttgatttgccgagtgtcagatacgcgacactcggcaaaggatgtcgatttgccgagtgtcagatacgcgacactcggcaaaggaggtccctttgccgagtgtcagactcacggcactcggcaaagagacctcctttgccgagtgtctgatttaagctctcggcaaagaatcttcactctttgccgagtgtttacacgcggcaaagattcttcactctttgccgagtgtaaacactcggcaaagattcttcAGATTTCCCATTTTAATCTGTTTTTTCGATTTCGTCcacacatatacatatatatcagAAAACATTATATCATCACAAAGAACACCAATATCACATCTATATCACAAATATCACATATATACTACAAACACAATTGATTCACATACATATCCCAAAGTTAACACACGTACTATTGTTACAGATCATAAATATGCATGTCTCACAATATAGTCCACAGATGTCCAAAAACATAAAAAGTCTATCGAAACAGGATAAGTGGTAAGAATCATGATCAAGACCTCCAATCCGGCGACCTCCATACCGGCGTAGTTGGAGAAACATGAGGGTCATTTGAGGCCGCCGATTGATTCTGCAAAGAGAAGAAGCGATCACATGTATGAGACAAAATAAGTAAAGGTCAGACATGGCTAAAACCTATCCATACTCACAGGAGTAGAAAACTCCGCAGGAGGTCGAGGTGGTGTAGCGAACAACGAAGGTGGTGGAGCTACACCCGCTGCGGCACCAAGAGTCTGCATGTAGGCAAACATATCCCTCATCCTATGCTCGTTCTCCAGAcgtagcctcctctcttcttctaatTCGGCCTACAAAATTTTCACTCCAATGTTATGATAATACAAAAAAATGGTATACAATAATCAGTGAACGACGAATAAGAAATGACCTGGAGTGCCTGTATGCGGTACTGTGAAGTGTCTTGCCGAGGTCGTATGCCTGGgctcgcactcgtgctccttgctctaatctgagatagagtaggagtagaggacgagtcgattgcgccGTCGGCAATCCAATACCGCCCATGATTCTTACCTCCTCCAACCCTCATGACGACTTCTCCGTCAAGGTCCTCGGTGGCCGGATCAAACTCTGgaccatggacctcccttgccatTGTTGTGTACGCATTGAGGCGGGTATGGACCATGgggttgctgtatgcctcgggcccgtcctccggaTTGTAGTCGACGTCAGACGTCGCCTTGCCCTTATGGGACATAGCATATGCCTTCAAGAGGCCGCAAGGCTGAccaccatgtgacgacgacTGCAACAAAACAAGCAAGACGATTAAaaatcatgcataattgagtgtttACATTAAACAAATTCattcgcgtacccatgcttctgcgtatccgctgaggctgcgactgccttgatggtgtgttGCACCTGGCATCAACAAACGTCGCTCCCGACAAGCGTTGTGTGACTCCTCCCACTCGTCGGAGCACCACTTCTGCACCATCTGTCGCCAGCACTCTTGATGCCCGAGGCACCAATAAGGAGTCGTCTACAGGGCATCAAGTATTTGAAATATTCgaagatgaaattaagcctTCTTAATGTAAACCAGAATGCATATTAATTTTCTTTATTTACCTGCAAAtactgctcctcagtcaaaGACATGGTTCTTGCTTCCGTTTTGGTGACCCTCTGCCCAAGAACGTTGCCGTGAAAACTAATAATGGCCTGGATACGCGCCTCATAGTGCATATCCACGACTCGCTTCTTACATACTTTGGTGGCCACCACATCAGCTTTGTCCTCAAATCCATGCTCacatctgaagaaatcctgcatgGAAACATGGAAACACGATGTATACCATTCATTTTTTTAAGAATGTGAAATGAATGCAATGTATTTAGCACTTACCCACAGCTCTTGTTTCACCCGCTCCGCCTTGTTGTTGAATACCCTGCCATCCCGATCTTCAGCatcaggggcggcggcgtagtGGTCGAACGTATAGGCCGGCTCCATCACTCCACCGTACTCAACCAGGCCAGGGAAGTGTTCCCTGCACAGAAGACCGAGGATGCCATTGACGGAGCGTTTGTGAGCAGCACCTGCACTCTGCACAATCGTCCAGGACCTGCACAAATGATTAAGACCTCTTAatagtttcaaatttgaatttgaacatataacaagaagaagaaatgaAAATATGAAAAGTTACTTACTTTTCCCCTTCGGGTCGAATCAACGGGCGCCTCTCACGAGGTATCGGTCGTCTAGGGAGACTGGCGGGACCTGTACATGTGATTAAGAAAAATTGTTAGTTTCAACTTTGATTATGAACGTATAACATAAAGAAGCAATGAAAACATATAAAGATTCTTACCTCGCAAGTAGACGCTCGACGAACCAGAGGCACCAGAACCAGAGGCGGTCTGCtgcgcctcgtcctcctcctgcacctcctcctcctcctcctgcacatgcccctcctcctccgtagCGTCTTGCTGCCCcacctgcgcctcctcctcctccgcctcctgtGGGGGCACCTGCGgcgtccccctcctccccctcctcctctcagaCGGCCCAGATGTAGCTGACCTAGCCCTCTGGTAAAGCGACCTAACGGTCCTCAACCCACTGCCtaccatctttgttcaatcacctgcaattaagaagagtaaagtAATTAGTACATAAAAACAAGAAGtacttagaaagagatgcaaaataaattaaacataaatgcataataatatagtattacattgattaaaaataatcttcataatcgggattagctggatcataagtctcatcatcactatcaatcaAATCATAATCAACAGTGTCCGAAGGATCAACGtcatcattggcattgcctaaATATAATCGTTCTAGCATTTGTAGTTCTTTCACATTTTggacctcatcctcctcctcatcaacaaCCGTTTCAACATCCATTCTGTCCGCTTCGgttaagtctatctcaaatcgcccttctagcccctcttcttgaaagaattCTCCGTCATATGTGTTTGGGTCTAAATTGTAGTCTTCATCGTTTGGAACAGGTACTTTACCGTGCGGTGATACCTTGTGCacaatataccaacccttaagatgctctttggtttggcacgcatatgggagataataaacttgtctAGCCTGTTGAGCCACAATATACACATCGTCTCCAGGGAAGACGGAATCCTGTCGAATTTCCACTAGTccaagattagaatatgtccgtctcgttacttcaggatcaaaccaatgacatttgaatatgacaggattaagaggtttgcaaccataaaaactgagttcgtatatttcttcaattcttccataatactcgatcccatcaaggccaggagtaaaaactccagtatttgtggtctttcgattaGGTCGACTTGCCTCGTAGCTTGCTGtacaaaaacgatatccattcacgTCATAAACAGAATATGACCTGACTCTAAGGGCAAAGCCATCGGCTACCTGTCTCAACTCAGCATTCATCGTATGGCCCTGCATGTTCAAGCACATTTGATCATTGTATGCCTCGTATATGGGACCAACTTCAAATGACAAACTAAGTACAAGCTAGATTGCACGGTTACCTGCTGTTTGAACCAATGAATGAAATCGGGCGCTCCATTTCCAGCACCCTGGCTAAAAAGGGTATCACATTCCTGTTGGGTAGGTTCCCTTGATCGATGCCAGAATTCATGAATAAATTGCTTCATGTACGGCACCACctcgtcaaggttggtcaacacatatagcatTATCTGGCGCCACTCTTGATGTGTCAATGTCTTGgtggtcgaaccacttgcacttccgagttgcCCTAGGAAAAGGCTGAGGTTCGAGTCATTTTCactagcattgtaacgaggggGTGGATTGTGCACACTAGGGAGGTTGTcaccatagtatgttgttgtgaagttcgacacctcctccagaatgtatgcctctgcaatggaGGCCTCGATTTTacatttatttccacatttcttccgaagaacctttagagacctctcgattggatagcaccaacgacccTGAACAGGcccccccattcgtgcctcatacgggaggtgcaatatcatatgctccatcggattgaagaagccgggtggaaagatcttctccaacttacagagCAACACCGGTGCAACTTTCTCCAAGTCTGCCACCACGGTCCgagataactccttggcacaaagctggcggaagaaatagctcaactctgcaagcacTAGCCAGACACGCTCCGGGACATATCCTCGAACCATcgccggaagaagccgctcaatccatatgtggtagtcatgactcttcatccctaagactcgcatagtagataagttgacccccctactcagattagctgcatacccatcagggaacatcaaccTCTTTATCCATTCTAGTACTTCCCTCCTTTGGGGCTTGCTCAATACGaaatcggccttaggccttctccatgtctttccGCGACCAGGAGGCTTCATCTCTAGGTTCGGTCTATCGCATAACATTGCTAAATCCACTCTAGCCTTAACATTGTCCTTTGTCTTACCGGGAATGTCCATGATTGTTGCCCAAAGTGCCTCAGCGACATTCTTTTCagtgtgcatcacatcaatattgtgtggaaggagaagatcatcataataggggagccgagtcaagcctgacttatgagtccacatatgttgctggctatatcccacaaagccaccttCTGGATTCAGCACGAGGCCATCTATCTGCTGACGAACTGCGGCACTAGTCTTCATAGGAGGTGCAAGGTCTGTCACTACGACACCTTTCATAAAGTTtttgatgtctcgtctgaatgcatgatcaagagggaggaattgccGATGTTTATCAAACGCCGAatacttgccacccttctgcaaccaaatgaaCCTAAGACCTTCCTTGCATACTGGGCATGGATACTTCCCGTGAACACACCAAGCGCTGAATATCCCATACGCCAAAAGGTCATGAAGGGAGTATTGGTACCAGACATGCATTTTGAAGTTTGTCTTTGTAGCCCGGTCATATGTCCATACTccttcctcccaagcacggAGCAATTCATCAATTAcaggctccatgaacacacccatgttattccccgggtgtccaggaataatcaacgacAATAATATGTTCTGTCGTTGAAAGCATATGCCTGGAGGGAGATTGAGGGGGATAACGAATACTGGCCAACATGTGTATGTTGCAGCCATcattccataaggattgaacccatctgttgccagcgcaacacgtacattacgagactctctggctttctcatgatgaatgctatcaaagtgggtccatgcttcaccatcggacGCATGTACCATCTTATCACGATTGTATCGTTTTCCATTTTtgtgccatgtcatctgtttTGCATATTCCTCTGTCATGTATAACCgctggatcctcggtatgaacgGAAGATGACGTAGGATTGTCACGGGGATGTCAAGCTGCCTCTTCTGCCCATCACCAGAGTCTACCTCCATGAACCTAGAGGATCCACACCTTGGACAATACTTTGATTCTGCGTGTTCTTTCCTAAACAAGACACACCCCTTCGGACAAGCATGTATCTGctcatacggcatcttgagtgcacgaagaaTTTTCTGTGCCTCGTACATGCTCTTTGGAAGAATGTGACCCTCCGGAAGTaggctgccaataactgtcaacATACCATCGAAGGCGTCTCGGCTCAGGCTATACTgcgactttaacgccattatgcgtccaatggcatccaaTTGAGAAACCTTCGTCTGTCCatgaaggggtttctgtgccGCGGCAAACATGTCGTAGAAGACCTTTGCAGTtgcctctggctcctcctcTGTATGTCCTTCAACAAATTGTGCCTCGTGGTAGTCATGTAACATTTCCGCTACCCCGGCATCGGCATCATATTCCTCGACACGTTGCCTCACCACCTCCTCTCTCATACGATCGGCTTCACCGTGGAAGACCCACTGGGTATAGCCTGCCGTAAATCCATTCAAacaaagatgttcccccatgaccTTCTTCGTTTGTCGTTTCCTATTTGCACATTTGCTGCATGGACAGAACATTCTActcgctcctttagcagcttcgccaaacACCCGTTCCAAGAAGGACTCGGTCTTGTTGATCCACTCATCGGTGACTTGACCCCGACTTAAGTGGCCAGTGTACATCCAGTCACGGTCCTCCATCGTCTAACATATGCATTGGAAAGTAATATCAATTTCACATGACAATGCATTCACACTCTTTAGCCTAAAAGATGACTAAGGGACTAAAGTTACAAACATTGCGATCTCCTAGGTTTCTACGCTATGTTAATATATTTAATGGTCCAAAATGGTACCTGTCTCTACTTCAATACAAacaaaccatagcaaacatTTCGCAAGTacctgcggcggccggggagcggggcggggccgagggcgcgcgggggagcgggGCGGGGCCGAGGGCGCGCGGGCCGATACACCTAAAAAGATCAATTTGTTAGAACAAAACAACTCACAATACTCACAATCCGCGGGCTGGAAGGCTTACCAAGCAATTGAGTTGGCAGTCTCAGTGatgcatgtgtgtgtgtgttgagCTGATATTTGATGGGTAGCCTAAAAATCAGTAGACATGCATGTTCAAATAAGCATTCGAACGTAAAAAAAGGGGAAACAATATTATAACAATGTTCTAATTAAAGAAATAATTAATACCAACAGCGATTTAATTATCCAGAACTTAGAAGTTCAAGTATAGCTGATGAAAGTTGTGTGATTGACCGACATACTAGCTCTAGTTGTGGTGATGGATGAATTCTCTTCTCCAATTCTAGCTATCTTTTGACCAGTGGTCATGCAACAGCTGTAAAAAAAACTATACACTAGCAAACTTTGGTCAACCTTCTCTAATATCAACTGATGCTGGGGTAATAAATACTGCAGAAATGGTGCTGAACCAATTAACAAAATCCCAAGAACTGGATAGAACCGGGGGCGCGCGGGGCTGGGGGCGGTCGCGGGGCCAGGGGCGCGCAGGGGCGGGGCcggtggcgggggcgggggcgggccgGGGGAACGgcccgcggcgggggcggggccagGGGcgcgcaggggcgcgcggggcaCGGCCGCGGCGTggtcggcggcgggggcgcggggcggggccgggggcggcggcgggggcgcggggcggggccggtggcgggggcgggggcgggccgggggaacggccggcggcggggtcggcggagggggcgcgcgggggcgcggggcggggccgggggcggcgtcggggcgggggcgcgcggggccgggggcggccggggccgggggcggccgggggcgcggccggcggcggggccgggggcggcggcgcggccgggggcgggcgcgcagacggcggcggggcgcgcggggccgggggtGGGCGCGCagacggcggcgggggcgcggggccggaggcgggcgcggggccgggggcgggcgcggggcgggggcggcggcggggccgggggcgggcgcggggcggcgg is part of the Panicum hallii strain FIL2 chromosome 2, PHallii_v3.1, whole genome shotgun sequence genome and encodes:
- the LOC112879485 gene encoding uncharacterized protein LOC112879485 translates to MRVGGGKNHGRYWIADGAIDSSSTPTLSQIRARSTSASPGIRPRQDTSQYRIQALQAELEEERRLRLENEHRMRDMFAYMQTLGAAAGVAPPPSLFATPPRPPAEFSTPNQSAASNDPHVSPTTPVWRSPDWRS
- the LOC112881161 gene encoding uncharacterized protein LOC112881161, yielding MSLTEEQYLQTTPYWCLGHQECWRQMVQKWCSDEWEESHNACRERRLLMPGATHHQGSRSLSGYAEAWSSSHGGQPCGLLKAYAMSHKGKATSDVDYNPEDGPEGGPWSRV